The DNA sequence ACGACGCGAGCGAACATCAGCACGTTGTAGTCACTGGCGATGGCACAGAGCAGGTTGCCGATAATGAAGATGCCCATCAGCGTTACCAGTGCAGCCTTGCGCGGCAGTTTTGCAGTGGCCATTGCCATGAACGGTGCACCAATCGCCACGCCCAGGGCGTAGCCGGTCACCAGCCAGCCGGCGCCGGGAATCGACACACCGAGGTCGGCCGCCACATTGGGCAGCAGGCCCATGATGACGAACTCGGTGGTGCCGATGGCGAAGGCGCTCAAGGCGAGTATGAGTAGCGAGAGGGGCATCGTTGGGTCCTTTTGGCTGGCTGACGTTAAGGGTCAGAGCTCTTTGCTGAGGGTGCTGAGGAACGCCTGGATCACGTCCTCGTTGCGTTTGAAAAAGTGCCACTGGCCGGCTTTCTGGCTGCTGATCAGCCCGGCCCGTTGCAGGGTGGCCAGGTGGGCGGAGACGGTCGATTGCGACAGGCCGCAGCGTTGATCGATCTGCCCGGCGCAGATGCCGTACTCGTGGTTGTGGATCTGTTCCGGAAACTGGGCTTTCGGGTCTTTCAGCCAGTTGAGGATGTCTCGCCGTACTGGGTGTGCCAGGGCTTTTATTATTTCGTCGAGGTCAATGTTCATGGCTGGGTGCTCGTGATGTGTGTAGCGCTATATCGCGATGAGGCGAACTTTATATCGGTACTTCGCGATACACCAATATGAATTTGATCTGACGACCGTATAAATCGGTATATCGGGTTATAACGATATGTGAGGTGTAAACAAACGCGGGCGCGGTGCTAAGCTGCGCCCATGAACTATCTCGCACATTTACACCTCGGTGGCCAGCGCCCCGGTCAACTGCTCGGCAGTCTGTATGGCGATTTCGTCAAAGGGCGGCTGCAAGGCCAGTTTGATCCGGAGATCGAAGCGGCGATTGCCCTGCATCGGCAGATCGACGTGTTCACTGATCGCCATCCATTGGTGGACGCCTCACTGGCGCGGTTTTCCACGACTCGCCGCCGTTACGCGGGCATCGTTCTCGACGTGTTTTTCGACCATTGCCTGGCCCGGGA is a window from the Pseudomonas gozinkensis genome containing:
- a CDS encoding ArsR/SmtB family transcription factor gives rise to the protein MNIDLDEIIKALAHPVRRDILNWLKDPKAQFPEQIHNHEYGICAGQIDQRCGLSQSTVSAHLATLQRAGLISSQKAGQWHFFKRNEDVIQAFLSTLSKEL